The genomic segment AGGTGTCGCGCACTCAGCGTGACGCGGAGCGTGCCAAAACGCTTTACGACCGACAGGTGGGCACGCTGAAGACGCGTGACGATGCGCTTTCCGCCTACGAGCAGGCGCAGGCCGCGCTGGCGGGCGCGCAGGCGCAACAACGCGCCGCCGAGATCAATCTTGGTTATACGACCATCGCTGCGCCGATTTCCGGCGTCACCAGTTTGCGGATCTTGCCCGAAGGTAGCCTTGTCGGCACGGGCCAGAACGACAGTCTGCTGACGCGCATCAGCGAGATCGAAAAGGTTTATGTCCACTTCTCGTTTCCTGAAAGCGAGTTGACGGAAATTCGTCGGATGATTGATAGCGGCGAAGCCAGTGGGCCGACTGGCGGTCGTCTGTTAGCGACGATCATGTTGAGCGATGGTACCCGCTACGAGCATCAGGGCTATGTTGATTTTACCGACAGCGGCGTTGACCTGCAGACGGGCACGGTACGCGGGCGCGCGCTGGTTCCCAATCCGGACTTGAAGTTACGGCCGGGGCAGTTCGTGCGTATTTCCGTCGAAGGCGTGACGCGCAAGGATTCCGTTGTCATTCCGCAGGCAGCGGTGATGCAGGGGCCGCAGGGCCAGTTCGTCTATACGATTGATGACAAGAGTATGGCTTCGGTCCGCCCGGTTTCGGTCGGCCGTGATGTGGCAGGTGGCTGGATTATTGAACAGGGTCTCAAGTCCGGCGATCGCGTTGTGACAGAGGGCGTTATCAAGGTGAGGCCGGGGTCGCCGGTGTCGGCCACCATTATGAAGGCCGACGGCACCGATCCGGCGTCGAAAGTGACGCGCTGATGGCCATCAATCCATTCATCAATCGTCCGGTTTTCGCGGCGGTCATTTCGGTCGTTCTCGTGCTCGCCGGACTGGTCGCCATGCGTGTTCTGGCCGTCGAGCAATATCCGCAGATCGTTCCGCCACAGGTCGTCGTGCAAGCGACCTATCCGGGTGCCAGCGCCGAGACCGTGGCACAGGTCGTTGCCGCGCCGTTGGAACAGCAGATCAACGGCGTCGAAAACATGCTGTATATGCAGTCCACCAATTCCAGCGCGGGCACGATGCGGCTGACGGTGACGTTCCGGATAGGCACCAATCCGGATCAGGCCACCATCAATGTGAACAACCGCGTGCAGCGTGCGGTCTCGATTCTGCCGGCAGAGGTGACGCGCCAGGGATTGATCGTCAACAAGCAGTCGAGCGCCATTCTGGCGCTGGTGACCATGTCGGCGACGGA from the Beijerinckia sp. 28-YEA-48 genome contains:
- a CDS encoding efflux RND transporter periplasmic adaptor subunit — its product is MVSSASALVRRAILPAPLHTFMYVYIICPNYKTPKNPFLTGAAMCLKANAFRIVSVLTATFMLAACNNAASPPAAPPPPSVSVTEIKPREVPLRFQYAGRVAAFREVEIRARVSGVLKEKSFIEGSTVKAGHVLFRIDPVSFEIEVARAKAQLMEAQAQVSRTQRDAERAKTLYDRQVGTLKTRDDALSAYEQAQAALAGAQAQQRAAEINLGYTTIAAPISGVTSLRILPEGSLVGTGQNDSLLTRISEIEKVYVHFSFPESELTEIRRMIDSGEASGPTGGRLLATIMLSDGTRYEHQGYVDFTDSGVDLQTGTVRGRALVPNPDLKLRPGQFVRISVEGVTRKDSVVIPQAAVMQGPQGQFVYTIDDKSMASVRPVSVGRDVAGGWIIEQGLKSGDRVVTEGVIKVRPGSPVSATIMKADGTDPASKVTR